Sequence from the Acidimicrobiales bacterium genome:
GCGAAGGACACGATCAGCAGCGCCGCCCACCGCGGCACCCAGCGCGCCACGAAGCGGACCGCCGGGTCGAGGCCGACGGCGATGAAGAATGCCAGCCCGACCGACACCAGAACCTCGCGCAGGGCCCGGACGCCCAGCACCAGGCCGAGGGCGGCCAACACCCCCAGGGCGGCGGTGAAACCGACGATGAACGGATGACTGCGGTTGAAGGGCCGGCCCCTCCGTCCGAGGTCGGTGGGGCGGTGCTCATGGTGGGTCAGCGCGTCGAGCCGGTGCTTCGGCTCCTCGGCGCGGGCCACGGATCCACGCTAACCGTGGCCCGCGGGGGATCCGTTCATCCCCGTAGCGGCGCGACCAGCCCTGTCACCCCCGGAGCTGGGCGACGAGACCTGTCACCCCCGGAGCTGCACGACCAGCTCCATGGCCCTGTCCCACGGGGCCTGCTCCTCGACCAGGGCGCGGAACCGCATCAGTCGCCCCGGATTGCTGAGGCCCACGGCGGCGTGCACCCGGCCGTCCCCCTCGTACAGCGCCACCAGCCGGCCGTCCTCCTCGCTGCCCAGAACCAGGTGGGCGCGGTCCCCGGATTCGGGCAGGCCGAGCAGCTGGATCCGCCGCCCGTGCTGGTCGGACCAGACGTAGGCGACCGGCGCGTAGCTGCCGTCCCGCCCGAGGATCTGCTCGGCGGCGAACGCCCCCGACTCGGCGGCGTTGGTCCAGTGCTCGACGCGCACCCGGCGGCCCAGTGCGGGATGGTGCCAGCGGGCCACGTCCCCGACCACCAGCACGTCGGGGCGCCCGCCGGCCCGCAGCCGCTCGTCGCAGACCACCCCGTTGGAGACCTCCAGACCCGAGCCCTCGAGCCACCCCGTCTCCGGGACGACACCGATGCCCACCACGACCACGTCGGCGGGCAGCCGGGTGCCGTCGGTGAGGACAACCTCCTCCACCCGCCCCGAGCCCACCACGGCCGCCGCCCCCGTCCCGCAGCGCATGTCCACGCCCCCGTCCCGGTGGAGGTGCTCGACGATCGCGCCCAGCTCGGGGCCCAGGGCGGCGTGCAGCGGGGTGGGCAGGAACTCGACGACGGTGACCTGCAGGCCCCGGGCGGCCGCGGCCGAGGCCACCTCGCAGCCGATGAACCCCGCGCCCACCACGACCACGTTGCCGCCGGCCTCGAAGGCGGCCCGCAGAGCCAGGCCGTCCTCCATCGTGCGCAGCACGTGCACGCCGTCCAGATCCAGCCCGTTCTGGTCGACGGGAAGGGCGCGGGGCCGGGCGCCGGTCGCGATGACGACCCGGTCGTAGGAAAGGGAGCGGCCGTCGGCCAGCTCCACCCGCCGGGACGCCGGATCGAGGCCCTGGGCCGCCACCCCCAGCTCGAGATCGACGTCCAGCTCCTCGAGCTCGGCCGGGCTGGTGAGGGCGGCGAACTCCGGCTCCTTGGTGCCGAGCAGGATCTCCTTGGACAGCGGCGGCCGGTCGTAGGGCAGGTCCTTCTCGGCCCCGACCAGCACGATGTCCCCGTCGAACCCGCCCTCGCGGAGGGCCTGCGAGGTGCGGAGGCCCGCC
This genomic interval carries:
- a CDS encoding FAD/NAD(P)-binding oxidoreductase, which gives rise to MQVVIVGASLAGLRTSQALREGGFDGDIVLVGAEKDLPYDRPPLSKEILLGTKEPEFAALTSPAELEELDVDLELGVAAQGLDPASRRVELADGRSLSYDRVVIATGARPRALPVDQNGLDLDGVHVLRTMEDGLALRAAFEAGGNVVVVGAGFIGCEVASAAAARGLQVTVVEFLPTPLHAALGPELGAIVEHLHRDGGVDMRCGTGAAAVVGSGRVEEVVLTDGTRLPADVVVVGIGVVPETGWLEGSGLEVSNGVVCDERLRAGGRPDVLVVGDVARWHHPALGRRVRVEHWTNAAESGAFAAEQILGRDGSYAPVAYVWSDQHGRRIQLLGLPESGDRAHLVLGSEEDGRLVALYEGDGRVHAAVGLSNPGRLMRFRALVEEQAPWDRAMELVVQLRG